The following are encoded together in the Desulfovibrio desulfuricans DSM 642 genome:
- a CDS encoding glycosyltransferase family protein, giving the protein MARVLYGIHGTGHGHAMRGLTIARRLSRHEFLFVADDDAPKILEPEFPVRRLPNLGTVFKDYKVDMAATISRALPLLWHRQRYIDQVSRLIDEFQPDVCMTDLEYFVPRAAEKAELPCLTLDHQHIITCCQHNLPPNMWWDTFVQGLTPRYLFRPTAENLIISFYSPPVLPQYKARVAPPILRDSVLALNPRDDGHVLVYQSNSTHRKLVDFLRAATRKTCYVFGYDRTEGQEDNVIFMRKSEEGFLRLLEGCSYVIQGGGHTLMGEALHLGKPILTLPLKAMVEQRFNALYIERLNYGMQADMLTLEPELLQRFEANLPAYKAAIAAGCFCGNETVFGLVDHFIRNGSLPVHGNPAVQE; this is encoded by the coding sequence ATGGCGCGCGTACTTTACGGCATTCACGGCACAGGCCACGGGCACGCCATGCGCGGCCTGACCATAGCCCGCCGCCTTTCACGGCACGAATTTCTTTTTGTGGCGGACGACGACGCCCCGAAAATTCTTGAGCCGGAATTTCCCGTGCGCCGCCTTCCCAACCTGGGCACGGTGTTCAAGGACTACAAGGTGGACATGGCCGCCACCATCAGCCGCGCCCTGCCCCTGCTGTGGCACAGGCAGCGTTATATTGATCAGGTTTCGCGCCTCATTGATGAATTCCAGCCCGATGTCTGCATGACAGATCTGGAATACTTTGTGCCGCGCGCCGCCGAAAAGGCCGAGCTGCCCTGTCTGACCCTCGACCATCAGCACATCATCACCTGCTGCCAGCACAACCTGCCGCCCAACATGTGGTGGGATACCTTTGTGCAGGGCCTCACCCCGCGCTATCTCTTCCGCCCCACGGCGGAAAACCTCATCATATCATTCTACTCGCCGCCCGTGCTGCCGCAGTACAAGGCGCGCGTGGCCCCGCCCATCCTGCGCGACAGCGTGCTTGCGCTCAATCCGCGCGATGACGGCCATGTGCTCGTATACCAGAGCAATTCCACCCATCGCAAACTGGTGGACTTTCTGCGCGCCGCCACGCGCAAGACCTGCTACGTCTTCGGCTATGATCGCACCGAAGGGCAGGAGGACAACGTCATCTTCATGCGCAAGAGCGAAGAAGGCTTTCTACGGCTGCTGGAGGGCTGCTCCTACGTTATCCAGGGCGGCGGGCATACCCTTATGGGCGAGGCCCTGCACCTGGGCAAACCCATACTCACTTTGCCCCTCAAGGCCATGGTGGAACAGCGCTTCAACGCGCTCTACATCGAGCGCCTGAACTACGGCATGCAGGCCGACATGCTCACGCTGGAGCCGGAGCTGCTGCAACGCTTTGAGGCAAACCTGCCTGCCTACAAGGCGGCCATAGCCGCAGGGTGCTTTTGCGGCAATGAAACCGTTTTCGGCCTTGTGGATCACTTTATCCGCAACGGCTCCCTGCCAGTGCACGGCAACCCCGCAGTGCAGGAATAG
- a CDS encoding glycosyltransferase family 2 protein: MHEPSTGASPQGPLCNVTIPVFNRPAATERAIRALAATSREVPFHITVVDNGSEPELVKKLLALRAEGLVDHLFLLPRNMGVACAANVGWQLVPAPLYMKLDNDTAIVRKHWLRDLLALWNHGQPLSNLGGAFNREMLRKTPGSLQTPHGELGLCVGNLPGQAVLVPQAVSEKLGFWNEEYGLYGGEDGDYGLRMQAAGLPQYYYLGPEYFENIREDDDARETYAARGIDKRRLHRELVVRDNLCMGKLFMNKILYLSGLRSLAPLRRYAVDDVDGQGRVRLTERKEYKEFQRDLAQVAAGLNARFRDYVMSYKLDAPTADAMRQVLEKHAQATKIDKGL; this comes from the coding sequence ATGCACGAGCCCAGCACCGGGGCGAGCCCGCAGGGGCCGCTCTGCAACGTGACCATCCCGGTTTTTAACAGGCCTGCGGCCACGGAGCGCGCCATCCGCGCCCTGGCAGCCACCTCGCGCGAGGTGCCGTTCCATATCACGGTTGTGGACAATGGCAGCGAGCCGGAGCTTGTAAAAAAACTGCTGGCCTTGCGGGCAGAGGGCTTGGTCGACCATCTTTTTTTGCTGCCGCGCAATATGGGCGTGGCCTGCGCGGCCAATGTGGGCTGGCAGCTTGTGCCCGCGCCGCTGTACATGAAGCTGGATAATGATACCGCCATTGTGCGCAAGCACTGGCTGCGCGACCTGCTGGCCCTGTGGAACCACGGGCAGCCGCTCTCCAATCTTGGCGGCGCGTTTAACCGCGAAATGCTGCGAAAAACTCCCGGCAGCCTGCAAACCCCGCACGGCGAGCTTGGGCTGTGCGTGGGCAACCTGCCCGGTCAGGCCGTGCTTGTGCCGCAGGCTGTTTCTGAAAAACTGGGTTTCTGGAATGAGGAATACGGCCTCTACGGCGGAGAAGACGGTGATTACGGCCTGCGCATGCAGGCGGCGGGCCTGCCGCAGTACTATTACCTGGGGCCCGAGTATTTTGAAAATATCAGGGAAGACGATGACGCGCGCGAAACCTATGCCGCGCGAGGCATAGACAAGCGCAGACTGCACCGCGAGCTGGTGGTCAGGGATAACCTGTGCATGGGCAAACTGTTCATGAATAAAATTCTCTACCTTTCCGGCCTGCGCTCTCTTGCGCCACTACGACGCTATGCTGTAGACGATGTGGACGGGCAGGGCCGGGTGCGGCTGACCGAGCGTAAGGAATACAAGGAATTTCAGCGTGATCTTGCGCAGGTGGCCGCAGGGCTGAACGCCCGTTTTCGGGATTATGTCATGTCCTACAAGCTGGATGCGCCTACGGCGGACGCCATGCGGCAGGTGCTTGAAAAACACGCGCAGGCAACAAAAATTGATAAGGGGCTGTGA
- a CDS encoding tetratricopeptide repeat protein, giving the protein MNARKVREDLGRAKACCARRDTERALFLTMSALKELGGQSAPLDLRGDFRAAVADLAVDPELKAAGAPAFAYTPGAEKDLLQLLSQLYRSLKGQEKEEEYQTALQRKLNLDHGFSDGKKFLAEGKPSEADACFAEALKHYKDEKAIFGMMARAMMDAGEYVRAIGHARAGLKELPDDAELTGIVEECTRLRQ; this is encoded by the coding sequence ATGAACGCACGTAAAGTCAGAGAAGACCTGGGCCGCGCCAAGGCCTGTTGCGCGCGCCGCGATACGGAACGGGCGCTCTTTCTAACCATGTCGGCCCTCAAGGAGCTGGGCGGCCAGAGCGCTCCGCTCGATCTGCGCGGCGATTTTCGGGCCGCAGTGGCGGATCTGGCTGTTGATCCGGAGCTGAAAGCCGCTGGCGCGCCAGCCTTTGCCTATACTCCCGGTGCGGAAAAAGATCTGCTCCAGCTTCTTTCGCAGCTTTACCGCTCCCTTAAGGGACAGGAAAAGGAAGAGGAATATCAGACGGCCTTGCAGCGCAAGCTGAATCTTGACCACGGCTTCAGCGACGGCAAAAAGTTTCTGGCAGAGGGTAAGCCGTCAGAGGCTGATGCATGTTTTGCCGAGGCCCTCAAACACTACAAGGACGAAAAGGCCATCTTTGGCATGATGGCCCGGGCCATGATGGATGCGGGCGAATATGTGCGCGCCATCGGGCATGCGAGGGCCGGCCTCAAGGAACTGCCGGACGATGCGGAACTGACGGGCATTGTGGAGGAGTGCACCCGCCTGCGTCAGTAA
- the hflK gene encoding FtsH protease activity modulator HflK translates to MNWDWDKLQEKRQKQGSNPPPRPPQDLDSDDMGQEEETPRARRTPFNNGRGPGGENPFSKIARMRFPNGRAAGLVGFAIVVLWLLSGIYIVNPDEQGVVLRFGMYDRTEGPGPHYAWPVPFESVYKPQVTQVLRSEVGFRSVGQAATFQQGQLRTIPEEASMLTGDENIVNVQFSVQYKISDPVDYLFNVTAPAALVRNAAEAAMREVIGNSQIDSAITDGKLKIQSEATQLLQTVLDRYGAGIQVLAVQLQDVHPPHEVIDAFKDVASAREDKSRIINEAEAYRNELLPKARGQAAAMGNEAAAYSATRVRNAEGDASRFDALRIEHDKAPKVTEQRLYFEAVEDILSNANEKVLMDNPAAGRALPYLTLPGLGAPASPKTLEKK, encoded by the coding sequence ATGAATTGGGACTGGGACAAACTTCAGGAAAAAAGACAGAAGCAGGGTTCTAACCCTCCGCCCCGACCTCCTCAGGATCTGGATTCTGACGATATGGGGCAGGAGGAAGAAACCCCTCGTGCCAGGCGCACCCCTTTTAACAATGGCCGTGGCCCCGGTGGTGAAAACCCTTTTTCCAAGATAGCCCGAATGCGTTTTCCCAACGGGAGGGCGGCTGGCCTTGTGGGTTTTGCCATTGTGGTTCTGTGGCTTCTTTCGGGTATTTATATTGTTAATCCCGATGAACAGGGCGTTGTTCTGCGCTTTGGCATGTATGACCGTACCGAAGGGCCCGGCCCGCACTACGCGTGGCCTGTCCCATTTGAATCAGTATACAAGCCGCAGGTGACGCAGGTTTTGCGCAGCGAGGTGGGCTTCCGCTCCGTTGGGCAGGCGGCCACCTTCCAGCAGGGGCAGTTGCGCACTATTCCGGAGGAAGCCTCCATGCTCACGGGCGATGAAAACATCGTCAACGTGCAGTTCAGTGTGCAATACAAGATCAGCGACCCTGTGGACTACCTTTTTAACGTTACCGCGCCCGCAGCGCTGGTGCGCAATGCCGCAGAGGCGGCCATGCGCGAGGTCATCGGCAACAGCCAGATCGACTCTGCCATTACCGATGGCAAGCTGAAAATTCAGAGCGAAGCCACCCAGTTGCTGCAAACCGTGCTTGACCGTTATGGCGCAGGCATACAGGTGCTGGCCGTGCAGTTGCAGGATGTGCACCCCCCGCACGAAGTTATTGACGCGTTCAAAGATGTGGCTAGCGCCCGTGAGGACAAAAGCCGCATTATCAACGAGGCCGAGGCCTACCGCAACGAGTTGCTGCCCAAGGCCAGGGGCCAGGCTGCCGCAATGGGCAACGAGGCCGCTGCCTACAGTGCAACGCGCGTGCGCAACGCCGAGGGCGATGCCTCCCGCTTTGACGCCCTGCGCATCGAGCACGACAAGGCCCCCAAGGTCACGGAACAGCGTCTCTATTTTGAAGCCGTAGAAGACATCCTTTCCAACGCGAACGAAAAGGTGCTTATGGACAATCCGGCTGCTGGCCGCGCGCTGCCCTATCTCACCTTGCCTGGTCTCGGCGCTCCTGCTTCGCCCAAGACGCTGGAGAAGAAATAA
- the hflC gene encoding protease modulator HflC — protein sequence MSKNPLVLIIVALVLLVVVTQGFFTVHQTQKALVLQLGEPLSRVYGPGLHFKIPFIQNVVYFDARVLDYEARSREAFTVDKKAIVLDNYARWKIIDPLQFYRTMRSIPGAQARLDDVVYSQLRALVGAYTLTEVVSSHRAAIMKEVTNKVSDLMHGYGVEVLDVRIKRTDLPPENQRAIFGRMRAERERQAKQYRSEGEEESTRIRSDADRQRAVIVAEAARAAQIERGQGDATAAAVYAQAYNKAPQFYAYQRWLDAMRKSLKENSKLVLSNETPLLNQQH from the coding sequence ATGAGTAAAAATCCTCTGGTGCTGATTATTGTTGCTCTGGTACTGCTTGTCGTTGTTACCCAGGGATTCTTTACCGTTCACCAGACCCAGAAGGCGCTGGTTTTGCAGCTGGGCGAACCACTTTCGCGCGTGTACGGGCCTGGTCTGCATTTTAAAATTCCTTTTATCCAGAACGTGGTCTATTTCGATGCCCGGGTTCTGGACTATGAAGCGCGCTCCCGAGAGGCCTTTACCGTAGATAAAAAGGCCATTGTTCTTGATAACTATGCGCGCTGGAAGATCATTGATCCCCTGCAGTTTTACCGTACCATGCGTTCCATTCCCGGTGCGCAGGCGCGGTTGGACGATGTCGTCTATTCACAACTGCGGGCACTTGTGGGTGCGTACACCCTTACAGAGGTCGTGTCCTCCCACAGGGCGGCCATCATGAAGGAAGTGACCAACAAGGTTTCCGACCTCATGCATGGCTACGGAGTCGAGGTGCTGGATGTGCGCATCAAGCGTACAGACCTGCCACCTGAAAACCAGCGTGCGATTTTTGGACGCATGCGGGCCGAACGTGAACGGCAGGCAAAGCAGTACCGTTCGGAAGGTGAAGAGGAGTCGACGCGTATTCGTTCCGATGCCGACCGCCAGCGCGCGGTCATTGTGGCAGAGGCGGCGCGCGCCGCGCAGATAGAACGAGGACAGGGCGATGCCACGGCTGCTGCGGTTTACGCCCAGGCCTATAACAAGGCCCCTCAGTTCTATGCGTACCAACGCTGGCTTGACGCCATGCGTAAATCACTAAAAGAGAACAGCAAGCTGGTGCTTTCCAACGAAACGCCACTGCTCAATCAGCAACATTGA
- a CDS encoding S24/S26 family peptidase, with the protein MAPLISEGAHVGVDTMDTDVVSGRIYAIFAPNEGVVLRRVFLNSTQDGYVLRSEAASFPETQLAAGLLAKRMLGRVAWVLQEV; encoded by the coding sequence ATGGCCCCCCTTATCTCGGAAGGGGCGCATGTGGGTGTGGATACAATGGATACGGATGTGGTGTCTGGCCGCATCTATGCCATTTTTGCTCCCAATGAGGGCGTTGTGCTGCGCAGGGTGTTTTTGAACAGCACCCAGGATGGCTATGTGCTGCGCTCCGAGGCTGCAAGCTTCCCCGAAACCCAGTTGGCTGCGGGCCTGCTTGCCAAGCGCATGCTTGGCCGCGTGGCGTGGGTGTTGCAGGAAGTGTAG
- a CDS encoding lytic murein transglycosylase, whose product MYTPSYQQSQPQPAAGSAAIAPAWRPLADRLAADGLSGPRVDALLATLSATPTQSPMGRKMRELYNRKFFPKPPSTAPAALYYKGVLTDANVQLCRQFVAQNKRAFNQAEARFGVPSSIAVSLLFVETRLGKVLADVPENAFYTLASMSVTRQPSDIPDWLPRMPGYQEHLDWFADIMPKRADWAYKEVKALVEHMLRDNLDPHHLPSSIYGAVGLCQFMPSNIATYGADGDGDGKVDLFTIPDAVASLSNYLGKHGWKPGLPRTRQHQILMAYNHAAIYANTILALSDMINGAPSPETSAKPAPATTGKPAPAKTGKAVPAKAAKPAAAKPASKAPKPAKPAN is encoded by the coding sequence GTGTATACCCCGTCATATCAGCAAAGCCAGCCGCAACCCGCGGCAGGCTCCGCTGCCATAGCTCCCGCATGGCGGCCCCTGGCTGATCGGCTTGCAGCTGACGGGCTTTCTGGCCCACGGGTGGACGCCCTGCTGGCTACGCTCAGCGCCACGCCCACGCAGTCGCCCATGGGCAGAAAAATGCGTGAGCTGTATAACCGCAAATTTTTCCCCAAGCCGCCTTCCACCGCGCCTGCGGCCCTGTATTACAAGGGTGTGCTGACCGATGCCAATGTGCAGTTGTGCCGGCAGTTTGTGGCGCAGAACAAGCGCGCCTTTAATCAGGCCGAGGCACGTTTTGGCGTGCCTTCATCCATAGCTGTATCACTGCTGTTTGTGGAAACCCGCCTTGGCAAGGTGCTGGCTGACGTGCCGGAAAACGCCTTTTATACGCTTGCCAGCATGTCGGTAACGCGTCAGCCCTCTGATATCCCTGACTGGCTGCCGCGCATGCCCGGCTATCAGGAGCATCTCGACTGGTTTGCCGACATCATGCCCAAACGGGCGGATTGGGCCTACAAGGAAGTCAAGGCCCTGGTGGAGCATATGCTGCGCGATAATCTCGATCCGCACCACCTGCCGAGTTCCATCTACGGAGCGGTAGGCCTGTGCCAGTTCATGCCCTCCAATATTGCCACGTACGGCGCGGACGGCGATGGCGACGGCAAGGTTGACCTGTTCACCATCCCCGATGCTGTGGCAAGTCTTTCCAACTATCTGGGCAAGCATGGCTGGAAGCCCGGCCTGCCGCGCACAAGGCAGCATCAGATACTCATGGCCTACAATCATGCCGCTATCTATGCCAACACCATTCTGGCCCTGTCAGACATGATCAACGGCGCGCCTTCGCCAGAGACATCGGCCAAGCCCGCCCCGGCCACAACGGGCAAGCCTGCTCCGGCAAAAACCGGTAAGGCCGTTCCGGCCAAGGCTGCCAAACCTGCTGCGGCCAAACCGGCGAGCAAGGCCCCCAAGCCGGCTAAGCCCGCAAACTGA
- a CDS encoding HDIG domain-containing metalloprotein — MNTNYGAQPPLKESNRPLADLPPLPSLCSAGALRPVPSEAACLALWDKYGMLPNIRRHSLLVAHVAAMLAQRAADRGFAVCVPEVRAGGLLHDIAKTYCVKHGGSHAQVGAAWTVAETGNYAIAQGVMMHVWWPWALPQGPGICSLPFFVIYADKRIRHDACVTLEERYEDLLERYGRTEAAREGIGVAYRQGKNIESALEAQLGWALHENSFDCGRVVH; from the coding sequence ATGAACACCAATTACGGCGCGCAGCCCCCGCTGAAAGAAAGCAACCGGCCTCTGGCCGACCTGCCTCCCTTGCCATCGCTTTGCAGCGCGGGCGCTCTGCGACCCGTACCCAGTGAAGCCGCATGCCTGGCCCTGTGGGACAAATACGGCATGCTGCCGAACATTCGGCGGCATTCTTTGCTGGTGGCGCATGTGGCAGCCATGCTGGCCCAGCGGGCGGCAGACAGGGGCTTTGCCGTGTGCGTTCCCGAGGTTCGCGCTGGCGGCCTTTTGCACGACATTGCCAAGACCTACTGCGTTAAGCATGGCGGCAGCCATGCGCAGGTAGGCGCAGCCTGGACCGTGGCTGAAACGGGTAACTATGCCATTGCGCAGGGCGTGATGATGCACGTGTGGTGGCCGTGGGCCTTGCCCCAGGGGCCGGGAATCTGTTCGCTGCCTTTTTTTGTGATCTATGCCGACAAGCGCATCAGGCACGATGCCTGCGTAACGCTTGAAGAACGCTATGAAGACCTGCTTGAGCGCTATGGCCGTACAGAGGCTGCGCGCGAGGGCATTGGCGTTGCCTACAGACAGGGAAAAAATATTGAAAGCGCCCTTGAGGCGCAGCTGGGATGGGCCTTACATGAAAATTCTTTTGATTGCGGGCGGGTGGTCCACTGA
- a CDS encoding D-alanine--D-alanine ligase family protein yields the protein MKILLIAGGWSTEREVSLNGARAMQEALAQRGHSVTFFDLLSGFDCLLETAAAHDFALINLHGAPGEDGLVQAMLERVGCPYQGSGPAGSFLALNKSAAKQIFRQAGLPTADWEFLPCAPEAGWQPRLLYPLFVKSNTGGSSLRMGRASNRAELDAVLASIFAAGDEVIMEPVLAGREVTCGILGEEALPPILIEPVAGDFFDYESKYAKDGAREICPAPISEALTARVQELALAAHKALGLSGYSRADFILGPDDSLTILEVNTLPGMTATSLVPREARTVGLDFGQLLERLIELGMAGQARG from the coding sequence ATGAAAATTCTTTTGATTGCGGGCGGGTGGTCCACTGAGCGCGAAGTTTCGCTCAACGGCGCGCGCGCCATGCAGGAGGCGCTTGCGCAACGCGGCCATTCGGTAACGTTTTTTGACCTGCTTTCAGGCTTTGACTGCCTGCTTGAGACTGCAGCCGCGCACGATTTTGCCCTCATCAACCTGCACGGCGCGCCCGGCGAGGATGGCCTTGTGCAGGCCATGCTTGAGCGGGTGGGCTGCCCATACCAGGGTTCCGGCCCTGCGGGTTCTTTTCTGGCGCTCAACAAAAGTGCTGCCAAGCAGATATTTCGGCAGGCGGGCCTGCCCACGGCAGACTGGGAATTTTTGCCTTGCGCCCCCGAGGCAGGCTGGCAGCCGCGCTTGCTCTATCCGCTCTTTGTCAAAAGCAATACGGGCGGGTCTTCGCTGCGCATGGGCCGCGCCAGCAACCGGGCCGAGCTTGACGCAGTGCTGGCATCCATTTTTGCCGCTGGCGACGAGGTCATCATGGAACCTGTGCTCGCAGGGCGGGAAGTGACCTGCGGCATTCTGGGCGAGGAAGCCCTGCCGCCCATTCTTATTGAGCCTGTGGCTGGCGATTTTTTTGACTATGAAAGCAAGTACGCCAAGGACGGAGCGCGCGAGATATGCCCCGCGCCCATCAGCGAAGCGCTGACCGCCCGCGTGCAGGAGCTTGCTCTTGCGGCCCACAAGGCTCTTGGCCTGAGCGGCTACAGCCGGGCCGATTTTATTCTTGGCCCGGACGACAGCCTGACCATTCTTGAGGTAAACACCCTGCCGGGCATGACGGCCACCAGCCTTGTGCCGCGCGAGGCCCGTACTGTCGGGTTGGATTTCGGCCAGCTGCTTGAGCGGCTTATAGAACTGGGCATGGCCGGGCAGGCTCGCGGCTGA
- a CDS encoding CatA-like O-acetyltransferase yields MSEALSHPAGLGDQLHKRHARFVPIDLGTWPRRQYFDYYFNKIKCRYSITAQVDITGLMQAREGRRFFPCLLYLLMAAVNGEPTPAENCSDTPAAKDEHSRCSVQMPLPLPEGGWPGKDVSRTFRLSMDAEGNLGWWTFCNPVYTLFHQSDCSFSDVWSEWTADFSTFYSRVLEDMARYGGATGVTARPDKPGNFCSISSLPWLSFTSFAQDTYAESRMLFPLLRSGKHYEQSGRTLLPLSVCVHHAVADGYHTSWLFCRVQQLANAARLWLR; encoded by the coding sequence ATGTCTGAAGCGTTGTCCCATCCAGCCGGTTTGGGTGACCAGCTGCATAAACGCCATGCGCGTTTTGTGCCCATTGATTTGGGCACATGGCCAAGACGCCAGTACTTTGACTACTATTTCAATAAAATAAAGTGCCGCTATTCCATTACGGCGCAGGTGGACATAACCGGCTTGATGCAGGCGCGCGAGGGACGCAGGTTTTTTCCCTGCCTGCTTTATCTGCTCATGGCCGCTGTCAACGGAGAGCCGACGCCAGCAGAGAACTGCTCCGACACACCGGCGGCGAAGGACGAACACAGCCGGTGCAGCGTGCAGATGCCTTTGCCATTGCCGGAAGGCGGCTGGCCGGGCAAGGACGTGAGCCGTACCTTTCGCCTGTCGATGGACGCGGAGGGCAATCTTGGCTGGTGGACGTTCTGCAACCCGGTTTATACGCTGTTTCATCAGAGCGATTGCAGCTTTTCTGATGTATGGAGCGAATGGACTGCGGATTTTTCCACATTTTATTCCCGCGTGCTTGAAGACATGGCACGTTATGGCGGCGCAACCGGGGTAACGGCACGCCCGGACAAACCCGGCAACTTTTGTTCCATATCCTCGTTGCCCTGGCTTTCATTTACTTCTTTTGCACAGGATACGTACGCCGAATCCCGCATGCTTTTTCCTCTGCTGCGCTCAGGCAAACACTATGAGCAGAGCGGCAGAACGCTGCTGCCGCTGTCTGTCTGCGTACACCATGCCGTGGCTGACGGGTATCACACCTCGTGGCTGTTTTGCCGCGTGCAACAGCTCGCGAACGCGGCCAGGCTCTGGCTGCGCTGA
- a CDS encoding DMT family transporter — MTHSKTLTGHLAALFCIIVWGTTFISTKVLLRAFTPVEILFFRFLLGYAALWIACPRLLRITDKRQEVLFALAGLCGVTLYFLLENIALTYTFASNVGVIVAISPFFAGLLAFWLLRAERPGLNFFLGFVAAMLGIGLISFSGSTQLRLNPLGDILAVLAGLSWAGYSILTRKLMAFGYNSLLVTRRCFFYGLLFMLPCLPFMEFHLGLERLENPVNSINLLFLGLGASALCFVAWTFAIQRLGAVKSCVYIYLIPVVTVITAVLVLHEQITGMAALGTALTLVGLGISEMRNFSLMKKAEQLSK, encoded by the coding sequence ATGACGCACAGCAAAACTCTGACAGGGCATTTGGCGGCGCTGTTCTGCATTATTGTGTGGGGCACTACATTTATTTCCACAAAGGTTCTGTTGCGGGCTTTTACGCCCGTGGAAATTCTTTTTTTCCGTTTTTTGCTGGGTTATGCGGCCTTGTGGATTGCCTGCCCGCGCTTGCTGCGCATTACGGACAAACGGCAGGAAGTGCTGTTCGCCCTTGCCGGGTTGTGCGGTGTGACATTGTATTTTCTGCTTGAAAATATTGCTCTTACCTACACGTTTGCTTCAAATGTAGGCGTGATTGTTGCCATATCGCCCTTTTTTGCGGGTTTGCTGGCCTTCTGGCTGCTGCGGGCCGAGCGTCCGGGGCTGAATTTCTTTTTGGGCTTTGTGGCTGCCATGCTAGGCATCGGCCTCATCAGCTTTAGCGGCAGCACGCAACTGCGTCTCAATCCCCTGGGGGACATACTTGCCGTGCTGGCCGGGCTTTCCTGGGCCGGGTATTCAATTTTGACGCGCAAGCTCATGGCCTTTGGCTATAACAGCCTGCTGGTCACAAGGCGCTGTTTTTTCTATGGCCTGTTGTTCATGCTGCCTTGCCTGCCGTTCATGGAATTCCATCTGGGGCTGGAGCGGCTGGAAAATCCGGTCAACAGCATCAACCTGCTGTTTCTGGGGCTTGGGGCGTCCGCCCTGTGTTTTGTGGCCTGGACGTTTGCCATACAGCGGCTTGGTGCTGTCAAAAGCTGCGTGTATATCTACCTTATTCCCGTTGTCACGGTGATTACTGCGGTTCTGGTGCTGCATGAGCAGATTACCGGGATGGCTGCGCTCGGAACAGCCCTGACGCTGGTTGGATTGGGCATTTCTGAAATGCGCAATTTCAGCCTGATGAAAAAGGCGGAGCAACTGAGCAAGTGA